The Palaemon carinicauda isolate YSFRI2023 chromosome 33, ASM3689809v2, whole genome shotgun sequence genome contains a region encoding:
- the EMC3 gene encoding ER membrane protein complex subunit 3: protein MAELLLDSDIRIWVFLPIVLITFLCGIVRHYVSVLISTQKKVDLQQVQDSQAMIRARMLRENGKYLPKQSFLMRRHFFNNDESGYLKNVKRPAAPQPMTDPNMMVEMLKGQLTNVVPMIAIGGWINWTFSGFVTTKVPFPLTLRFKPMLQRGIELVSLDASWVSSASWYFLNVFGLRSIYTLVLGENNAADQARIMEEQMSGAAMNMPQDPKAAFKAEWEALEIAEHKWALKDVESDILQKAEVDLLFDLQSYSNAS, encoded by the exons ATGGCAGAACTGTTGCTAGATTCCGATATTCGAATATGGGTGTTTTTACCCATTGTACTCATCACATTTTTATGTGGAATAGTCAGACATTATGTGAGTGTCCTTATATCGACCCAAAAGAAAGTTGATTTGCAGCAAGTGCAAGACAG CCAAGCCATGATACGGGCAAGAATGTTGCGGGAAAATGGGAAGTACCTCCCAAAGCAGTCTTTTCTGATGAGAAGACATTTTTTCAATAATGACGAGTCTG gttacctGAAAAATGTGAAAAGACCAGCAGCACCACAGCCTATGACTGACCCCAACATGATGGTAGAGATGCTGAAAGGACAACTAACAAATGTTGTACCCATGATTGCCATTGGTGGCTGGATTAATTGGACTTTTTCTGGGTTTGTGACAA CAAAGGTACCATTCCCTCTCACACTGCGATTCAAACCCATGTTACAGAGAGGAATTGAGTTGGTGTCCTTGGATGCATCCTGGGTGTCATCAGCGTCATGGTATTTCCTAAATGTATTTGGGCTACGGTCGATCTATACTCTTGTGCTTGGAGAGAATAATg CGGCTGATCAGGCCCGTATTATGGAAGAGCAAATGTCAGGTGCTGCCATGAATATGCCTCAAGATCCAAAAGCCGCTTTCAAAGCTGAGTGGGAAGCTTTAGAAATAGCAGAGCATAAGTGGGCATTGAAAGATGTGGAAAGTGACATCCTACAGAAGGCAGAAGTTGATCTTCTGTTTGATCTGCAGTCTTATTCAAATGCATCTTGA